From a region of the Paenibacillus segetis genome:
- a CDS encoding phosphate ABC transporter substrate-binding protein has translation MKKSLMLVLTLILTFTLAACGQNNTAKNNTSGSNGGNSTGSELSGSILAVGSSALQPLVDQASQKFMDLNPKVSIQVQGGGSGTGLTQVSGGQADIGNSDVFAEEKLEAAEAGELVDHQVAVVAMATVINPDVNVDNLTKDQLVQIFTGKVTNWSEVGGNDQAIQIINRPSSSGTRATFEKYALGTKTEDLKGAIQEDSSGTVKKLVSETPGAIGYLALSYLDDSVKEVKYEGVEATVDNVANGTYPVWAYEHMYTKGEASEVVKAFLDFIASDEVQNADVVELGYIPASQMQVKRDVDGNITK, from the coding sequence ATGAAAAAGAGTTTGATGTTGGTTTTGACACTGATCCTTACTTTCACATTGGCCGCATGCGGTCAAAACAACACTGCAAAGAATAATACTTCAGGATCGAATGGAGGAAATTCTACAGGTTCCGAGTTGTCCGGGTCGATTCTAGCTGTCGGTTCTTCTGCACTTCAACCACTGGTTGATCAAGCTTCTCAAAAGTTCATGGATTTAAATCCGAAGGTGTCTATCCAAGTGCAAGGTGGAGGCAGTGGAACTGGGCTGACTCAAGTCTCTGGAGGGCAAGCTGACATTGGTAACTCTGACGTATTCGCTGAGGAAAAGCTAGAAGCGGCTGAAGCGGGTGAATTAGTTGACCATCAGGTAGCAGTTGTTGCTATGGCTACAGTTATTAATCCAGATGTGAATGTTGATAACTTGACAAAAGATCAACTAGTCCAAATTTTTACCGGTAAGGTAACGAACTGGAGTGAAGTTGGTGGTAATGATCAAGCGATCCAAATCATCAATAGACCATCCAGCTCCGGTACTCGGGCAACATTTGAGAAATATGCGCTTGGAACAAAGACAGAAGATCTTAAAGGTGCAATTCAAGAAGATTCTTCCGGTACGGTTAAGAAGCTAGTTAGTGAAACACCTGGAGCTATCGGATATCTTGCTCTTTCCTATCTAGATGATTCAGTTAAAGAAGTGAAGTACGAAGGTGTAGAAGCAACTGTTGATAATGTAGCCAATGGAACTTATCCTGTGTGGGCATATGAACATATGTACACAAAAGGCGAGGCAAGTGAAGTAGTAAAAGCATTCCTTGATTTCATTGCATCTGATGAAGTTCAAAATGCTGATGTGGTTGAATTGGGATATATCCCAGCAAGCCAAATGCAAGTTAAACGCGATGTGGATGGAAACATCACTAAATAA
- the pstC gene encoding phosphate ABC transporter permease subunit PstC — protein sequence MAQSGGKKKVQPHIIEEWTGKIYTSLCITFLIVTIFSMVFFVASKGLSSFFVNGISFGEIFGGTQWKPDGEPALFGALPFIIGSFSTSILAALIAAPLGICAALFMVEIMPKYGKKYLQPVIELLAGIPSVVYGFVGLSVIVPFYRDIFPGQGLGIVAGATVLSIMILPTITSIATDALSALPPGLKEGSYALGATRWQTLYRTVLPTTMPALMTGVVLGMARAFGEALAVQMVIGNAPHIPTSLFESTSTLTSVITLSMGNTVMGSIQNNVLWTLALILMAMTFIFVFTVRWLERRAKR from the coding sequence ATGGCTCAGTCCGGCGGAAAGAAAAAGGTACAACCGCATATTATAGAGGAATGGACCGGTAAAATATATACTTCGTTATGTATCACTTTTCTGATTGTAACGATTTTCTCAATGGTTTTTTTTGTAGCATCTAAAGGATTAAGCTCATTCTTTGTAAATGGGATCAGCTTTGGTGAAATATTCGGAGGAACACAGTGGAAACCCGATGGAGAACCAGCGTTGTTTGGAGCATTGCCTTTTATCATCGGCTCGTTCAGCACATCGATATTAGCCGCGCTCATTGCTGCTCCACTTGGTATATGTGCAGCATTGTTTATGGTTGAAATTATGCCTAAATACGGAAAGAAATATTTGCAACCTGTTATTGAACTTCTTGCTGGCATACCATCTGTCGTTTACGGGTTTGTTGGATTAAGTGTAATAGTACCCTTCTATAGAGATATATTTCCTGGACAAGGACTGGGGATTGTTGCTGGAGCTACAGTTTTGTCTATTATGATCCTACCTACGATTACTTCGATTGCGACAGATGCACTTTCTGCTCTTCCTCCAGGACTTAAAGAGGGATCTTATGCTTTGGGAGCAACCAGATGGCAGACGCTATATCGTACAGTGCTTCCTACAACAATGCCTGCGTTAATGACAGGGGTTGTGCTTGGTATGGCGCGTGCATTCGGGGAAGCTCTTGCAGTTCAAATGGTTATCGGGAATGCACCTCATATTCCGACTTCCCTCTTTGAATCAACGTCGACACTAACAAGTGTCATCACTTTAAGTATGGGAAATACCGTTATGGGATCCATTCAGAACAATGTACTGTGGACCCTTGCGCTCATTCTTATGGCGATGACGTTCATCTTCGTATTTACAGTTCGTTGGCTTGAGAGGAGGGCAAAACGATGA
- the pstA gene encoding phosphate ABC transporter permease PstA: MSAKTADKVATAVIITFAGVIVLIMAGLLGFILFRGVGHISWDFLTSAPQTIKAGGGIGPQLFNSLFLLVLTMIITIPLGLGAGIYMSQYSKPGKVTNFIRLIVEVLSSFPSIVVGLFGLLVIVNIFGFGFSLFSGALALTVFNLPLMVRITEQAMASVPLAQKEASLALGLSKWKTIKSIMLPIALPIIITGTILSAGRVFGEAAALLFTAGMSSPRLDFGNWNPLSPTSPLNPFRPAETLAVHIWKINSEGLAPDAPEIAAGASAVLILTVLIFNLLARYIGRLMHKKFTATK; this comes from the coding sequence ATGAGTGCAAAAACTGCAGATAAAGTAGCGACAGCGGTCATCATCACATTTGCAGGAGTTATCGTCCTGATTATGGCGGGCTTGCTTGGCTTCATTCTATTTCGCGGAGTAGGACATATCAGTTGGGATTTCCTGACTTCCGCACCGCAAACGATTAAGGCGGGTGGAGGAATAGGCCCTCAATTATTTAACTCTTTGTTTCTACTTGTTTTAACGATGATTATTACGATCCCACTCGGTTTGGGCGCAGGTATTTATATGAGTCAGTATTCAAAACCAGGGAAGGTTACGAATTTTATCCGTTTGATTGTTGAAGTGTTATCCTCGTTTCCTTCGATCGTCGTTGGTTTGTTCGGCTTACTCGTTATTGTTAATATATTTGGTTTTGGATTCTCATTATTCTCTGGCGCACTTGCGTTAACGGTATTTAATTTACCGTTGATGGTTCGTATCACAGAGCAGGCTATGGCTAGTGTTCCTCTGGCACAGAAAGAGGCTAGTTTGGCTTTGGGCTTGTCTAAATGGAAAACGATCAAATCGATTATGCTACCGATTGCCTTGCCAATCATTATAACAGGTACGATATTATCTGCTGGTCGCGTATTTGGAGAAGCTGCGGCACTGTTATTTACTGCAGGTATGAGTAGTCCAAGACTGGATTTCGGGAACTGGAACCCGCTAAGTCCTACGTCACCGTTAAATCCTTTTCGTCCCGCAGAAACGCTGGCCGTTCATATTTGGAAGATCAATTCCGAGGGCTTGGCCCCAGATGCGCCGGAAATTGCCGCAGGAGCTTCAGCTGTGTTGATATTAACCGTATTGATCTTCAATCTACTAGCGCGCTATATCGGGCGTTTAATGCACAAGAAATTTACGGCCACGAAATAG
- the pstB gene encoding phosphate ABC transporter ATP-binding protein PstB, whose product MQNIELSAKDLSVFYGEKQAVKNISLDFAAKQVTALIGPSGCGKSTFLRSLNRMNDLIDGARITGEIWIGDENVNDPKTDVVLLRQKIGMVWQRPNPFHKSIYENIAFGPRYHGIKNKKKLDQIVEESLRKAALWDETKDRLNKSALSLSGGQQQRLCIARSIAVSPSIILMDEPASALDPVSSAKIEELIADLKQEFCIIIVTHNMQQAARVSEKTAFFLMGDLVEYGDTSKMFTNPSEKRTSDYISGRFG is encoded by the coding sequence ATGCAGAATATTGAATTGTCGGCCAAAGATTTGAGCGTATTCTATGGAGAGAAGCAAGCTGTAAAGAATATATCGCTTGATTTTGCTGCAAAGCAGGTAACGGCTTTAATAGGGCCTTCAGGCTGTGGTAAATCAACATTCCTTCGGAGCTTAAATCGGATGAATGATTTGATTGACGGAGCCCGGATTACCGGAGAAATTTGGATTGGGGATGAGAATGTAAATGACCCCAAGACAGATGTCGTTCTGCTTCGGCAGAAAATCGGCATGGTATGGCAGCGTCCTAATCCTTTTCATAAGTCCATATATGAGAATATCGCCTTTGGACCACGTTATCATGGAATTAAGAATAAGAAGAAGCTGGATCAGATTGTCGAGGAATCATTGAGAAAAGCAGCATTATGGGATGAGACGAAAGATCGACTGAACAAGTCGGCGCTTTCGTTATCAGGGGGACAGCAACAACGTCTATGTATTGCTAGATCAATTGCCGTTAGTCCAAGCATTATCTTAATGGATGAACCTGCTTCAGCGCTTGATCCCGTCTCTAGTGCCAAAATTGAAGAGCTCATTGCCGATTTAAAGCAGGAGTTCTGTATTATTATCGTAACACACAATATGCAGCAAGCTGCCCGTGTATCTGAGAAGACGGCTTTCTTCTTGATGGGTGATCTTGTGGAATATGGTGATACTAGCAAGATGTTTACGAACCCTTCTGAGAAACGTACGTCTGATTATATCTCAGGGAGATTTGGATAA
- a CDS encoding YjcZ family sporulation protein has product MSGCCNEGIVGGAGLWTSTGVILVLFILLVIVSRACLI; this is encoded by the coding sequence ATGTCGGGATGTTGTAACGAAGGTATTGTCGGAGGAGCAGGATTATGGACTTCTACAGGGGTAATATTGGTTTTGTTCATTCTTCTTGTAATCGTATCAAGAGCGTGCCTTATCTAG
- a CDS encoding DNA glycosylase AlkZ-like family protein, with amino-acid sequence MSIRISKEQARRFLIHYHFLDRDILSGTSGVMDYMNRVRCIQYDPLNVVGQNQDLILQSRISNYRPDQLRELLYTDYQLIDQWDKNMSICLAEDWPYFSRFRAKYIPWCNQHRDIIEAIVKKITTQGACCSSDFEFEDKVDWHYGETRMARAALEGMYYAGELVIHHKVRTRKYYDLAERHITTSVLHSPEPNATEQDFFDWFVLRRIDSIGLLWNRPSDAWLGIQPSIGSGFKSKERNEAFSRLLTNHKIVEVTIENMTFPLYIRSENLPMLEGITKQDALSKPHVRILAPLDNLLWDRNLIKELFNFEYRWEVYKPAVDRQYGYYVLPVLYGDQLIARFEPEKHHQNGKSVIKNWWWEKDLHIESSLELAVQEGMQRFGKYLI; translated from the coding sequence ATGAGTATACGGATAAGCAAAGAGCAAGCAAGACGGTTTCTAATACATTACCACTTTCTAGACCGTGATATCTTATCGGGTACTTCAGGTGTAATGGATTATATGAACAGGGTACGTTGTATTCAATATGATCCGCTTAATGTTGTCGGCCAAAATCAGGATCTAATATTACAATCACGTATTAGCAATTATCGTCCTGACCAACTACGAGAGCTGTTGTATACTGACTATCAGCTGATTGACCAATGGGACAAGAACATGTCAATCTGCCTCGCTGAAGATTGGCCTTATTTCTCAAGATTCAGGGCGAAGTACATACCTTGGTGCAACCAACATAGAGATATTATTGAAGCGATTGTGAAGAAAATAACGACCCAAGGCGCCTGTTGCTCTTCAGACTTTGAATTTGAAGACAAGGTCGATTGGCACTATGGAGAGACAAGAATGGCTAGGGCTGCCCTCGAGGGAATGTATTATGCGGGTGAGCTTGTAATTCATCATAAGGTTCGCACTCGGAAATATTACGACCTCGCGGAGCGCCATATAACCACAAGTGTTCTTCATAGTCCTGAACCAAACGCTACCGAACAAGACTTCTTCGACTGGTTTGTACTGAGAAGAATCGATAGTATTGGTTTGCTATGGAATCGTCCAAGTGATGCATGGCTTGGCATTCAGCCCTCCATTGGCAGTGGTTTTAAGAGTAAAGAGCGAAACGAAGCCTTTAGCCGTCTACTTACTAATCATAAAATCGTGGAAGTTACCATAGAAAATATGACTTTTCCTCTATACATTCGTTCTGAGAATTTGCCTATGCTAGAAGGCATTACCAAACAAGATGCTCTGAGCAAGCCCCACGTCAGGATTCTGGCACCTCTAGATAACCTGCTCTGGGACCGAAATTTGATTAAGGAATTATTTAATTTCGAATATCGCTGGGAAGTTTATAAGCCTGCAGTGGACCGTCAATATGGTTATTATGTATTACCAGTACTATATGGCGATCAATTAATCGCTAGGTTTGAACCAGAGAAACACCATCAAAATGGTAAATCCGTGATCAAGAATTGGTGGTGGGAGAAAGACCTTCACATAGAATCATCTTTAGAGCTTGCAGTACAAGAAGGTATGCAACGCTTTGGTAAATATTTAATTTAA
- a CDS encoding DUF1540 domain-containing protein — MAKDVLCEVNNCNYWAAGNKCAASSIYVVSHQGKHAKNSAETDCKTFEPKI; from the coding sequence ATGGCAAAAGATGTTCTTTGCGAGGTAAACAATTGTAATTATTGGGCAGCTGGAAATAAATGCGCTGCTTCCTCCATTTATGTAGTAAGTCATCAGGGAAAGCACGCCAAGAATTCAGCAGAGACCGACTGCAAAACTTTCGAACCAAAAATTTAG
- a CDS encoding radical SAM protein has protein sequence MNNIKYKFLELEKPVTYELEALEVGVTSNCNFRCDYCCAYNRNDGESIDGKEVIRILEEIPTIKRVRLSGGEVTLKFQDCVEIVAYCRSKGIETQLNSNGSLLNPERIQQLANAGLTTIHFSFNFTTAESHSNYYNVHPSVYDKICRNIAMCATTSIDTVLETLLFAETEHNMQAISEKVYQLGVRTHEIQNSIIMDHTGWKAIAARDALKQAVHDLIQHKKEDTVLYFTCMDRFAEALGFEEQPGVYFPHCIEGMKQLHLHGNGDILISELCHPIIIGNIYQGTSLKDIYSNMPAPLEQYLEKRPCPALDALFPQGV, from the coding sequence ATGAACAATATAAAATATAAATTTCTTGAGTTAGAAAAGCCTGTTACATATGAGCTAGAGGCACTCGAGGTCGGTGTTACCTCCAATTGTAATTTTCGTTGCGATTATTGCTGCGCATATAATAGAAACGATGGAGAATCCATTGACGGTAAAGAAGTTATTCGTATACTCGAAGAGATCCCAACGATCAAGCGAGTACGACTGTCTGGTGGCGAGGTAACCCTCAAGTTTCAAGACTGTGTAGAGATTGTTGCCTATTGTCGCTCCAAAGGGATTGAAACTCAGTTAAACTCTAATGGTAGCTTACTTAATCCCGAACGGATTCAGCAATTAGCGAACGCCGGATTAACGACCATTCATTTCTCCTTTAACTTCACTACTGCTGAGAGTCATTCTAACTACTATAATGTACATCCAAGTGTTTATGATAAGATATGTCGTAATATTGCCATGTGCGCGACAACTAGCATCGATACGGTTCTCGAAACTCTTCTATTCGCCGAGACTGAGCATAATATGCAGGCCATTAGCGAAAAGGTGTACCAATTAGGTGTGCGCACCCATGAAATTCAGAATAGTATCATCATGGATCACACGGGCTGGAAGGCGATCGCCGCTCGCGATGCGTTGAAACAAGCAGTACATGATTTAATTCAACACAAGAAGGAGGACACCGTTCTCTACTTTACGTGTATGGATCGTTTTGCTGAAGCACTTGGATTTGAAGAACAGCCTGGGGTATACTTCCCCCACTGTATCGAAGGGATGAAACAACTTCATTTACACGGTAATGGCGATATACTCATTTCTGAGCTGTGTCATCCGATCATCATCGGAAATATATATCAAGGCACATCATTAAAAGATATCTACTCCAACATGCCTGCCCCACTTGAACAATATCTTGAGAAACGGCCTTGTCCGGCACTTGATGCCTTATTTCCGCAAGGCGTGTGA
- a CDS encoding Lsa family ABC-F type ribosomal protection protein, with protein MSMIQVQDLTFSYPSSFDNIFEGVNFQIDTDWKLGFIGRNGRGKTTFFNLLLGNYEYSGKITSSVDFNYFPYPVSDKNKYTYEILAEICPQAEDWEFLREISYLDVDAEVMYRPFSTLSNGEQTKVLLAALFLNEGQFLLIDEPTNHLDTDARKIVSNYLKKKKGFILISHDRIFLDGCVDHILSINRANIEVQSGNYSSWKLNFDRQQEHEEATNERLQKDIGRLKDSSKRSTGWSHQVEASKNGTRNSGSKLDKGFVGHKAAKMMKRAKNIESRQQKAIEEKSKLLKNVEKTESLKLEPLEFQAKELVVLADVSIQYDDQIVNKPISFTVEQGERIVLDGKNGSGKSSILKLILGNPIQHTGSINLGSGLIISYVQQDTSHLKGQLSDFIVEHEINESLFKSILRKMDFDRIQFEKDISHYSGGQKKKLLIAKSLCEEAHLYIWDEPLNFIDLYSRMQIEELIQDFNPTMVIVEHDLAFQQTIATKTIYM; from the coding sequence ATGTCAATGATACAAGTACAAGACTTAACTTTTTCTTATCCAAGCAGCTTTGACAATATTTTTGAAGGCGTAAACTTTCAGATTGATACGGATTGGAAACTTGGATTTATCGGTAGAAATGGACGAGGTAAAACAACATTCTTTAATTTGTTATTGGGGAATTATGAATATAGCGGAAAAATCACGTCTTCGGTGGATTTTAATTATTTTCCTTATCCTGTTTCAGATAAAAATAAGTATACCTATGAAATCCTTGCAGAAATTTGTCCCCAAGCAGAAGATTGGGAATTTCTTCGCGAAATATCCTATCTTGATGTTGATGCCGAGGTCATGTACAGACCATTTAGTACATTATCCAATGGAGAACAAACGAAGGTATTACTTGCCGCACTATTTTTGAATGAAGGCCAATTTCTATTAATCGATGAGCCAACCAATCATTTAGACACCGATGCACGTAAGATAGTCTCAAATTATTTGAAGAAGAAAAAAGGGTTTATTTTAATTTCTCACGACAGAATCTTTTTAGATGGATGCGTTGACCATATCCTGTCAATTAATAGAGCTAATATAGAAGTTCAAAGTGGTAACTATTCTTCATGGAAGTTAAATTTTGATCGACAACAGGAACATGAAGAAGCAACGAATGAGCGTCTACAAAAAGACATCGGGAGATTAAAAGACTCCTCCAAGCGTTCTACAGGTTGGTCTCATCAAGTAGAAGCTTCTAAAAATGGGACAAGGAATTCGGGTTCTAAGTTAGACAAGGGGTTTGTCGGACATAAAGCGGCAAAGATGATGAAGAGAGCAAAGAACATTGAATCCAGGCAACAAAAAGCGATTGAGGAAAAGTCAAAACTGCTCAAAAATGTGGAAAAAACCGAGTCATTAAAATTAGAACCATTGGAATTTCAGGCAAAAGAATTGGTTGTTTTGGCTGATGTATCGATTCAGTATGATGATCAAATCGTGAATAAGCCAATTAGCTTTACCGTTGAACAAGGCGAGCGAATTGTACTTGATGGGAAAAATGGAAGCGGAAAAAGCAGTATCTTAAAACTAATTTTAGGAAATCCGATACAACATACGGGCTCAATCAATTTAGGTTCTGGACTTATCATTTCTTATGTTCAGCAGGATACTTCTCATTTGAAGGGACAGCTATCAGATTTCATTGTAGAGCATGAGATTAATGAATCATTATTTAAATCGATCTTACGTAAGATGGATTTTGACCGAATACAATTTGAGAAAGATATATCGCATTATTCTGGTGGACAAAAGAAAAAGCTGCTTATAGCCAAAAGTTTATGTGAAGAAGCTCATTTATATATTTGGGATGAACCTTTAAATTTTATTGATCTTTATTCACGTATGCAGATTGAAGAGCTTATTCAAGATTTTAATCCCACCATGGTTATTGTGGAGCATGATCTGGCTTTTCAACAAACCATTGCAACCAAAACGATATATATGTAA
- a CDS encoding LysR family transcriptional regulator — translation MDIRQLRYFIAIVEERKISAAAERLHISQPPLSQQLKTMEEELGSKLIERSGKFLEVTEAGKALYKYALQMTQLMEEAKMEVKEVGNGINGRLTLGINTFSVVELPGLLHQFQEHYPKVTYKIQQNESSHLCRLVRDRAVELAIIRLPLELEHFSVLHLHTEPFYFITSTLQKAFDHEVSLADIQHFPLILPSTEGLGVHYLITEAFSRFQLHPNIVSECSDITLLMDLVSSGFGASIVPETILKRHKGYPIQSYKISSTTLSSSVGIIWLKNHYLSKSAQNFVHLLKKSMVETSL, via the coding sequence ATGGACATAAGACAGCTGCGATATTTCATAGCTATAGTTGAAGAAAGAAAAATCTCCGCTGCTGCTGAAAGGCTCCATATCAGTCAACCTCCGTTAAGCCAGCAATTAAAAACAATGGAAGAGGAACTTGGTTCAAAGCTAATTGAACGAAGCGGGAAGTTTCTAGAAGTAACGGAAGCTGGAAAAGCTTTATATAAATATGCTTTGCAAATGACTCAGCTAATGGAAGAAGCCAAAATGGAAGTTAAGGAAGTCGGAAACGGGATAAACGGAAGATTAACGCTCGGCATCAATACGTTCTCTGTCGTTGAGTTACCCGGATTACTTCATCAATTTCAGGAACATTACCCTAAGGTAACCTACAAAATTCAGCAAAATGAATCTTCCCACCTTTGTAGATTGGTCAGAGACCGCGCAGTCGAGCTGGCTATCATTCGATTACCACTTGAGTTGGAGCATTTCTCCGTGCTTCATCTTCATACAGAACCTTTTTACTTTATTACTTCCACACTACAGAAGGCATTTGATCATGAAGTTTCCCTTGCTGATATTCAACACTTTCCACTCATTTTGCCGAGTACCGAAGGGCTTGGGGTGCACTATTTAATCACGGAAGCATTTTCTCGGTTTCAGCTACATCCCAATATAGTTAGTGAATGCTCCGATATTACGCTTTTGATGGATCTAGTCTCATCTGGCTTTGGCGCGTCTATCGTTCCAGAAACTATACTTAAACGTCATAAAGGATATCCTATACAGAGTTATAAAATCTCGAGCACTACATTGTCTTCTTCGGTCGGAATCATATGGTTGAAGAATCATTACTTATCTAAGTCTGCTCAGAACTTTGTCCATTTACTAAAGAAGAGCATGGTCGAAACCTCCCTTTAA